The region AGGCACTGCTCCCCCGCCAGCGGCCGTAGGTGAGGGCTTCACCTTGGCCGGATCTTGCGTTGCGTCAGTCAGGCTTGCGTTATCTGCTTTCTTCGGCCCTGCATCATTACTCATCGTGGAAGAGGCATACAGGTAGATGACCACCAGGATCAGCACCGGGAAGGTCCACATCAGCAAAGTCGGCAGCCACTTGGCATTACGCTCCGTTTCAGGCTTGCGGCTCCGCTTCTGAATCACGGTTTCCATGGTGGTATCGACGGGAGCGGCAGGCACATTGCCATGCTCCTCCATCAGCTCATCCGGGTTAACCCCAACTGCCTCGGCATAGGTTTTAATAAAGGCCCGGACATAAAAACTGCCCGGAAGCACTTTATAATCCCCTGCTTCGATGGCTTCCAAATATTTTTTACGGATCTTTGTTACTTCCTGGACATCATCAAGACTCATCCCCTTTTGCAGACGAGCCTCCTTCAAATGCCGGCCCAGTTCCGACATACCATCACCTCCTGAATGTTGTGTGAGCAATGCTCTGAATGAAATATATTAAAGATCTTCACTGTAGCTTGTCGTAAACGACTCGTACAATATCTCTTCGTTCGGTGAATTGCGCAGCTCAATAATAATATCGAAGTCATCGAAGGTGAATTCGGACTCCCGCACAAAAATATCAGGATGCTCAATCACCTTGGTGCTTGCCATACCCATGACATTCTGCAGCAGGTTGTAATGCTTCTCGTTCGAGCGGATGGTGCTGACGATCCCGTCAATGATAAATACATTATGCGGATTCATCTCGTCTTCGGCGAGCTGGCTGCGGACGGTCTGGCGCAGCAGCGTAGAGGAGACAAACGTCCAGCGCTTCATCGCACAGACGCTGCCGGCAATGATCGATTCCGTCTTGCCTACCCGCGGCATGCCACGTAGTCCTATTACCTGATTGCCTTCTTTTTTAAACACCTCACCGAGGAAATCGACCAGCAGTCCAAGCTCATCCCGGGTGAACCGGAAGGTCTTGCGGTCATCCGAGTCACGGTCAATATACCGTCCATGCCGGACGGCCAGCCGGTCGACAAGCCGCGGTGTACGGAGCGCCGTAACCGTTATATTATCAACTTTCTTGAGCATCTCGCCCATCAGCATAATCTTCTCATCGTCGCTGGTTTCCAGCAGCATACCGCGCGTCTTGCCTTCCACACCGTTAATCGTCAGAATATTGACTTCCAGCATCCCCAGCATAGAAGCGATGTCGCCTAACAGACCGGGTCTGTTCTTATGTATCTTATACTCCATATACCATTGTTTATATTCCACTTGTGCGCACCTCATAGATTCCTTTTCCCTGCATGTTGTTTCAGACACACGGGTCATGTTAATGATATAGAAAAAAAAATTGAAAGGCAAGGACACGATTGTAATAATTGCAGAAAAGCTCCCTCAAGGGGAGCTTCTTCCGCGTACCTATGCGTTTTTCTTCGCCAGTTTGACCATGAGTCCGGCAATGGTATGCTTCTCATCATCCGTTCCGACATCCCACAGCTCTTTGATGGCCCGGTTGGAATAGTTGC is a window of Paenibacillus sp. FSL H3-0469 DNA encoding:
- a CDS encoding RodZ domain-containing protein, encoding MSELGRHLKEARLQKGMSLDDVQEVTKIRKKYLEAIEAGDYKVLPGSFYVRAFIKTYAEAVGVNPDELMEEHGNVPAAPVDTTMETVIQKRSRKPETERNAKWLPTLLMWTFPVLILVVIYLYASSTMSNDAGPKKADNASLTDATQDPAKVKPSPTAAGGGAVPSATAGAAATPEAGATATTAPSTTPEPSPSASPGAVTVTQDRKSGKTTIYKVSAPAGTPVQVQIAATGVSWLEVYKGENSKGEKLSFGNTKAGENLSFTLDSGGMYIKSGYSPATAISVNGQAITDGKTSSRLLLELDSGTDGATGESTTGE
- a CDS encoding DUF3388 domain-containing protein, with protein sequence MEYKQWYMEYKIHKNRPGLLGDIASMLGMLEVNILTINGVEGKTRGMLLETSDDEKIMLMGEMLKKVDNITVTALRTPRLVDRLAVRHGRYIDRDSDDRKTFRFTRDELGLLVDFLGEVFKKEGNQVIGLRGMPRVGKTESIIAGSVCAMKRWTFVSSTLLRQTVRSQLAEDEMNPHNVFIIDGIVSTIRSNEKHYNLLQNVMGMASTKVIEHPDIFVRESEFTFDDFDIIIELRNSPNEEILYESFTTSYSEDL